One part of the Dyadobacter sp. 676 genome encodes these proteins:
- a CDS encoding FecR domain-containing protein — protein sequence MKPNGIPPELLEKYLSGECTDAEKELVEAWYASLQGEPRYLDHLPDAEQDELRHETFGNIRRELNLTEERPVRRLPWHWLAGIAASILVTLGIFLAGNLKTMRLPEVTVKGQKSDPPKALPVTTFENTGKQIVRHRLPDGSVVSMHPKSTIKYRTAFADNKRFVMFSGEGFFDVKKDKTRPFNIASGDMVIRVLGTSFNVKAIESQKKFQVDVVTGSVQVTAAGKAFDRQEVVLKPQQQALFELDSKKLTYKTLPPQTRKELYEPVTIVFEETPLSKVIEQLEKRFNVSIALTNPGLARCGLTANFESQAFPAILEILCTSLEVTYTISDNNITINGEPCE from the coding sequence ATGAAGCCGAACGGCATACCGCCCGAATTACTCGAAAAATACCTGTCCGGTGAATGCACCGACGCGGAAAAAGAACTCGTCGAAGCCTGGTATGCGTCGCTCCAGGGCGAGCCGCGTTATCTGGATCATTTGCCGGATGCGGAACAGGACGAATTACGGCATGAAACATTCGGGAATATCCGGCGGGAGCTGAATTTGACGGAAGAGCGGCCGGTGCGCCGGTTACCGTGGCACTGGCTGGCGGGAATAGCGGCCTCTATACTCGTTACGCTGGGTATTTTCCTCGCGGGAAACCTGAAAACAATGCGATTGCCCGAGGTTACCGTCAAGGGTCAGAAATCCGATCCGCCGAAAGCGTTGCCGGTAACCACTTTTGAAAATACCGGCAAACAGATTGTCCGGCACCGGCTTCCCGATGGCAGCGTCGTGAGCATGCATCCGAAATCCACCATCAAGTATCGTACCGCATTTGCCGACAACAAACGGTTTGTGATGTTTTCGGGAGAAGGTTTTTTTGATGTAAAAAAAGACAAAACACGTCCGTTCAACATCGCCAGCGGCGACATGGTCATCCGAGTGCTGGGTACGAGCTTCAATGTAAAAGCGATAGAAAGCCAGAAAAAATTCCAGGTGGATGTCGTGACAGGCAGTGTTCAGGTGACCGCGGCGGGCAAGGCGTTCGACAGGCAGGAAGTGGTTCTGAAACCGCAGCAGCAGGCTTTATTCGAACTCGATTCCAAAAAACTGACCTATAAAACATTACCTCCGCAAACGAGAAAAGAGCTTTACGAGCCCGTAACCATCGTATTTGAGGAAACGCCGCTGAGCAAGGTGATCGAACAGCTCGAAAAACGCTTCAACGTGTCGATCGCGCTTACAAATCCCGGCCTGGCCAGATGCGGCCTTACCGCCAACTTCGAGTCGCAGGCTTTCCCCGCTATTCTGGAAATTCTCTGTACCTCGCTCGAAGTAACCTACACTATTTCAGACAATAACATCACCATCAACGGAGAACCCTGTGAATAA
- a CDS encoding TonB-dependent receptor plug domain-containing protein, with product MQKTVRNKPVDWRKIMRIGLLQWILAVSLAAGSYAKETAAQSVLSKDLTLTLRNVSLKQALNEIQARANTRFVYSSRVSVKENVTIEVKNQKLSKVLDQLLAPRGINYKLIDNQIVLAKTRVSREESVIPELEEKLQQYVLPTEIRVRGTVSSSDGQGTLPGVSIVVKGTSQGTTTDSEGKYEITVPNVESALVFSYVGYISQEIVVGTHTAINVTLQADNKALSELVVVGYGTQKRVNLTGAVSQVQAKDLENRPLNNMSQILQGMVPNLNITFSTGQPGKGGALNVRGETSISGSAPPLVLIDGIPGDLNRINPGDVESVSVLKDAAASAIYGARGAFGVILVTTKSAKNGKTSVSYSNNFGWSKPTIHTNFMTNGYEYVRINDEAFTRATGNSYTRYSEEDYKEIEARRFDKTENPARPWVVVKNVNGKDIYNYYGNYDWWNTIFDMKQPSQQHNLNLSGGYRQGKLLFVGFAVFERWHHAHQYRQFQVVHPAQ from the coding sequence ATGCAAAAAACAGTACGTAACAAGCCGGTCGACTGGCGAAAAATTATGCGCATTGGACTGCTTCAATGGATTCTTGCCGTCTCGCTTGCAGCCGGCAGTTATGCGAAGGAAACTGCGGCCCAGTCTGTGCTGAGCAAGGACCTTACGCTCACGCTCCGCAATGTTTCGCTCAAACAGGCCCTGAACGAGATCCAGGCCCGTGCCAACACCCGCTTTGTTTACAGCAGCCGGGTCTCCGTCAAGGAAAACGTCACGATCGAGGTAAAAAACCAGAAACTTTCCAAAGTGCTGGACCAGCTGCTGGCTCCTCGCGGTATCAATTACAAACTGATCGACAACCAGATCGTGCTCGCCAAGACGCGCGTCAGCCGCGAAGAGTCGGTGATCCCCGAGCTGGAAGAAAAGTTACAGCAATATGTGCTGCCTACCGAAATCCGGGTGCGCGGAACGGTGTCTTCGTCCGACGGGCAGGGTACCCTACCGGGTGTCAGCATTGTCGTGAAGGGAACCTCGCAGGGTACCACTACGGACAGCGAGGGAAAGTACGAAATCACGGTTCCTAATGTGGAATCGGCATTGGTTTTCAGCTATGTAGGTTATATTTCACAGGAAATCGTGGTGGGGACCCACACCGCAATCAATGTGACCTTGCAGGCCGACAACAAGGCATTGTCCGAACTCGTGGTGGTGGGTTACGGAACGCAGAAACGCGTGAACCTCACGGGAGCGGTTTCACAGGTACAGGCAAAAGACCTGGAAAACCGGCCTTTGAACAATATGTCTCAGATCCTGCAAGGGATGGTGCCCAACCTGAACATCACATTCAGCACCGGCCAGCCGGGTAAAGGCGGCGCACTGAATGTGCGCGGCGAAACGTCCATCAGCGGCAGCGCACCTCCGCTGGTCCTTATCGACGGTATCCCGGGCGACCTCAACCGCATCAACCCGGGCGATGTGGAGTCGGTTTCCGTTTTGAAAGACGCCGCCGCTTCGGCGATTTATGGTGCCCGCGGCGCGTTCGGGGTAATTCTCGTAACTACCAAATCAGCGAAGAACGGTAAGACCTCCGTTTCCTACAGCAATAACTTCGGCTGGTCGAAACCTACCATCCACACCAACTTCATGACCAACGGTTATGAATATGTCAGGATCAATGACGAAGCATTCACCCGCGCAACGGGTAACAGCTACACCCGCTATTCCGAGGAAGATTACAAGGAAATCGAGGCGCGTCGTTTCGATAAAACCGAAAATCCGGCCCGTCCGTGGGTAGTGGTAAAAAATGTGAATGGAAAGGACATTTACAACTACTACGGTAACTACGACTGGTGGAACACGATCTTCGACATGAAGCAGCCTTCGCAACAGCACAACCTGAACCTCTCGGGGGGGTACCGACAAGGTAAATTACTTTTTGTCGGGTTCGCTGTTTTCGAAAGATGGCATCATGCGCATCAATACCGACAATTTCAAGTCGTACACCCTGCGCAGTAA